One Micromonospora sp. WMMD812 genomic window carries:
- a CDS encoding SCP2 sterol-binding domain-containing protein — protein sequence MSRTEAFFDALDRRGFEPLLAKATGTVRFEIVRGLCTQHWYVRVDNGAIRVSRENMEADGVVRAGWELFDRIAGGGQNLMTALLRGEMSAEGDIALLVLLERLFPGPHASAERWLATSGG from the coding sequence ATGAGTCGCACCGAAGCCTTCTTCGACGCGTTGGACCGGCGCGGATTCGAGCCGCTGTTGGCGAAGGCGACCGGCACGGTGCGTTTCGAGATCGTGCGGGGGCTCTGCACCCAACACTGGTACGTCAGGGTCGACAACGGCGCAATCCGGGTGTCACGGGAGAACATGGAAGCCGACGGAGTGGTGCGCGCCGGCTGGGAGTTGTTCGACCGTATCGCCGGCGGCGGACAGAACCTGATGACCGCGTTGCTCCGCGGCGAGATGTCCGCCGAAGGGGACATCGCGCTGCTCGTTCTGCTCGAACGGCTCTTTCCCGGGCCACACGCGTCGGCCGAGAGGTGGCTGGCCACGAGCGGAGGATGA
- a CDS encoding GMC family oxidoreductase, translated as MTPTAASASRASDDGEYLSRDHVEALVIGSGFGGAVATCRLAQAGVDVAVIERGRRWRPGTFPRDLSRLDDGWLWVCEHGLYDVRPLNDILAVQAAGYGGGSLVYANVAARPPQEVFDAAPWPEPYSRDMLEPYYDLVAHMLDVRPIPPDPRTGDLPPKTRLMARAADQLGFAAGFFHPNLAITFADEGPDQVNKFGVPQRGCTFVGECDIGCNVGAKNSLDLNYLALAERHGALVGTRTEAVHLARTDDGGYRVRLREHGRPGAGRDGVRRDITARYVFVCAGALGTTELLLRSRDQYQTLPHLPAALGEGYSGNGDFLSFGQDMREVFEPGSGPTITTASVIRAGGREKDEEHWFVLEDGGYSQHLAKLVHGLDPARLPPEVGRAISTGTRRLLAAIRGTGATLDPDRRDVAVLLAMGRDNAEGRIELRGANHRLRITWDTTRSHPLYAEEQAFSADVVRAFGGRPFVTPTWRMFRQPITVHNLGGARMGTDPSTGVVNADGEVFGHPGLYVLDGAALPGPTGGNPSLTIAAVAERCIEVAIRRIVEGTPDWVAPQRAQVVRGPVPEDAATRAVVAQPPRRRSGAGVRFRETLRGGLITSAGDGAPGGRRRVAVRLHVEVPDLELFLADPAHTARLRGTAQVDGLTGQPAPVEGGTLHLLPAVDGGPRRTMDYSLPFRDDRGVRWLLRGSKQVGRHTGRGPWRATTVLDVALTSPDDRYESLVPTGRLTISVADVVRLLASLRATETTGRETTATVFRFVRFFTTEVARALLSRRVN; from the coding sequence GTGACGCCGACCGCAGCCAGCGCGTCGCGCGCCTCCGACGACGGAGAGTATCTGAGCCGCGACCACGTCGAGGCGCTCGTCATCGGCAGTGGCTTCGGTGGGGCGGTAGCCACCTGCCGGTTGGCGCAGGCCGGCGTGGACGTCGCCGTCATCGAGCGCGGTCGACGCTGGCGGCCGGGCACCTTTCCACGCGATCTGTCCCGTCTCGACGACGGCTGGTTGTGGGTGTGCGAGCACGGGCTCTACGACGTCCGGCCGCTCAACGACATCCTCGCGGTGCAGGCCGCCGGCTACGGCGGTGGCTCGCTGGTCTACGCCAACGTGGCGGCCCGGCCACCGCAGGAGGTCTTCGACGCGGCGCCGTGGCCCGAACCGTACAGCCGAGACATGCTTGAGCCGTACTACGACCTCGTGGCGCACATGCTGGACGTCAGGCCGATACCGCCCGATCCGCGGACCGGCGACCTGCCGCCGAAGACCCGGCTCATGGCACGCGCGGCCGACCAGCTGGGCTTCGCGGCCGGCTTCTTCCATCCCAACCTCGCGATCACGTTCGCGGACGAGGGCCCGGACCAGGTGAACAAGTTCGGCGTCCCGCAGCGCGGCTGCACCTTCGTCGGCGAATGCGACATCGGCTGCAACGTCGGGGCCAAGAACAGCCTTGACCTGAACTACCTGGCCCTCGCCGAGCGGCACGGCGCCCTGGTGGGCACGCGCACCGAGGCCGTACACCTGGCCCGCACCGACGACGGTGGCTACCGCGTCCGCCTGCGCGAGCACGGACGGCCCGGGGCGGGCCGTGACGGCGTCCGGCGCGACATCACCGCCAGATACGTGTTCGTCTGCGCCGGCGCGTTGGGAACCACCGAACTCCTCCTGCGGAGCCGGGACCAGTACCAGACCCTTCCGCATCTCCCTGCCGCGCTCGGCGAGGGGTACTCGGGCAACGGGGATTTCCTCAGTTTCGGGCAGGACATGCGGGAGGTGTTCGAGCCCGGGTCCGGGCCGACCATCACCACCGCTTCGGTGATCCGGGCCGGCGGACGAGAGAAGGACGAGGAGCACTGGTTCGTCCTGGAGGACGGCGGCTACTCCCAACACCTCGCCAAGCTCGTCCACGGGCTTGACCCCGCGCGCCTGCCACCGGAGGTGGGACGCGCCATCAGCACGGGCACCCGGCGGCTTCTCGCCGCCATCCGCGGCACCGGGGCAACCCTCGACCCCGACCGGCGTGACGTCGCCGTCCTGCTCGCCATGGGCCGCGACAACGCTGAGGGGCGCATCGAGTTGAGAGGCGCGAACCACCGCCTGCGCATCACCTGGGACACGACCCGTAGCCACCCGCTGTACGCCGAGGAGCAGGCATTCTCCGCCGACGTCGTGCGGGCGTTCGGCGGGCGTCCGTTCGTGACTCCGACCTGGCGGATGTTCCGTCAGCCGATCACGGTGCACAATCTCGGCGGCGCGCGGATGGGAACGGATCCGAGCACCGGCGTGGTGAACGCCGACGGTGAAGTCTTCGGGCATCCCGGCCTGTACGTCCTGGACGGCGCCGCGCTGCCCGGCCCGACGGGCGGGAATCCGTCCCTCACGATCGCGGCCGTCGCCGAGAGGTGCATCGAGGTGGCCATCCGACGCATCGTCGAGGGCACCCCGGACTGGGTGGCACCGCAGCGGGCACAGGTCGTACGCGGCCCGGTGCCGGAGGACGCGGCCACCCGGGCCGTGGTCGCCCAGCCGCCCCGGCGCCGATCCGGCGCCGGTGTGCGGTTCCGCGAGACCTTGCGGGGCGGCCTGATCACGTCGGCCGGTGACGGTGCGCCGGGCGGGCGGCGAAGGGTCGCGGTGCGGTTGCACGTCGAGGTACCGGACCTCGAACTGTTCCTGGCCGATCCGGCGCACACGGCACGCCTACGCGGAACGGCGCAGGTCGACGGGTTGACCGGGCAGCCCGCGCCGGTCGAAGGCGGCACCCTGCACCTCCTCCCGGCCGTCGACGGCGGGCCACGGCGCACGATGGACTACTCGTTGCCGTTCCGGGACGACCGGGGGGTGCGGTGGCTGCTCCGGGGGTCCAAGCAGGTGGGGCGGCACACGGGTCGGGGGCCGTGGCGGGCGACAACCGTGCTCGACGTGGCCCTCACCAGTCCGGACGACCGGTACGAGTCGTTGGTGCCCACCGGCCGGTTGACCATCTCCGTCGCCGACGTGGTGCGCCTGCTCGCCAGTCTTCGCGCCACCGAGACCACCGGCCGGGAAACGACGGCGACGGTCTTTCGATTCGTCCGGTTCTTCACCACCGAGGTCGCCCGCGCACTGCTCTCCCGACGGGTGAATTGA
- a CDS encoding glycoside hydrolase family 15 protein: protein MSEFAIADYGLLSDCASAALVSRGGSIDWWCPGRFDAPSVFGRLLDPEAGHWALSPVAAGSGGRSERAYVDGTLVLRTVHHTGGGKVAVTEALVAEPGARGHELGRNSPAVLARVVEGLTGTVRMRCEFVPRPEYGLVTPYLHCAGGRVQVGAGPLELTLRAPVRLDCAHGRAYGEFDVVAGQVLGFDLAHAPAYGPPPRELDPVASLADTVEAWRALREMHEYDGRYADLVRRSALVVQGLTYRPSGAVVAAVTTSLPERLGGRDNYDYRYAWLRDFDVTMRALWVAACPDDTSRLFDWAARSAGRSGDEPVPIMYGVAGERDLSEYSLDHLRGYAGSRPVRVGNDAWRQRQQDVPGGVLLSAYLIRDRLGELSPESQALLVGLAEQATQWRKADAGMWEARGPGRHYLASKALCWGALDGAVKLAPMLGQRADPQRWAAIRDEIRTVVLRDGWNEQVGAYTGAIGSAELDASVLVLPFTGIVSATEPRMRATIDAIAERLTTNGLVRRWPDDPAGFVVCTFWLVECLAMAGEMERATDLFERTAARANDLGLFAEQIDPHTGAHVGNTPLALSHAGLIGAAWRLTTPSFR from the coding sequence GTGTCCGAGTTCGCCATCGCCGACTACGGTCTGCTGTCCGACTGCGCGTCGGCGGCGCTGGTCAGCCGGGGCGGCTCGATCGACTGGTGGTGCCCGGGCCGGTTCGACGCGCCGTCGGTCTTCGGCCGGCTGCTCGATCCCGAGGCGGGGCATTGGGCGCTCAGTCCGGTGGCGGCCGGGTCGGGTGGGCGCAGTGAGCGGGCCTACGTCGACGGCACGTTGGTGTTGCGGACCGTGCACCACACCGGCGGCGGCAAAGTCGCGGTGACCGAGGCGCTGGTGGCCGAGCCGGGCGCGCGCGGGCACGAACTGGGCCGCAACTCGCCGGCGGTGCTGGCCCGGGTCGTCGAGGGGCTGACCGGCACGGTGCGGATGCGCTGCGAGTTCGTTCCCCGTCCGGAGTACGGGCTGGTCACGCCGTATCTGCACTGTGCGGGCGGCCGGGTGCAGGTCGGCGCGGGTCCGCTGGAACTGACGCTGCGGGCTCCGGTGCGCCTGGACTGTGCGCACGGCCGGGCGTACGGCGAGTTCGACGTCGTCGCCGGCCAGGTGCTGGGTTTCGACCTGGCACACGCGCCGGCGTACGGCCCCCCGCCGCGGGAGTTGGATCCGGTGGCGTCGCTCGCCGACACGGTGGAGGCGTGGCGCGCTCTGCGGGAGATGCACGAGTACGACGGCCGCTACGCCGACCTCGTCCGGCGCAGCGCCCTGGTGGTGCAGGGCCTGACCTACCGGCCCAGTGGTGCGGTGGTCGCCGCCGTCACCACCTCGCTGCCGGAGCGGCTCGGCGGCAGGGACAACTATGACTACCGGTACGCCTGGCTGCGGGATTTCGACGTGACGATGCGCGCCCTCTGGGTGGCCGCCTGCCCGGACGACACCAGCCGGCTCTTCGACTGGGCCGCCCGCTCCGCCGGTCGCAGCGGCGACGAACCGGTGCCGATCATGTACGGGGTCGCGGGCGAGCGGGACCTCTCCGAGTATTCCCTCGACCACCTGCGCGGGTACGCCGGCAGCCGCCCGGTGCGGGTCGGCAACGACGCCTGGCGGCAGCGGCAGCAGGACGTGCCCGGCGGCGTGCTGCTCAGCGCGTATCTGATCCGCGACCGGCTCGGCGAACTCTCGCCGGAGTCGCAGGCGCTGCTGGTCGGTCTCGCCGAGCAGGCCACCCAGTGGCGGAAGGCGGACGCCGGCATGTGGGAGGCACGCGGGCCGGGGCGGCACTACCTGGCGTCGAAGGCGTTGTGCTGGGGTGCGCTGGACGGCGCGGTCAAGCTCGCGCCGATGCTCGGCCAGCGCGCGGATCCGCAGCGATGGGCGGCCATCCGCGACGAGATCCGGACCGTGGTGCTGCGGGACGGCTGGAACGAGCAGGTCGGCGCCTACACCGGAGCCATCGGCTCCGCGGAGCTGGACGCGTCGGTCCTCGTCCTGCCGTTCACCGGCATCGTGTCGGCCACCGAACCCCGGATGCGCGCCACCATCGACGCCATCGCGGAGCGGTTGACGACCAACGGGCTGGTCCGGCGCTGGCCCGACGACCCGGCCGGCTTCGTGGTGTGCACGTTCTGGCTGGTCGAGTGTCTGGCGATGGCCGGCGAGATGGAGCGCGCCACCGACCTGTTCGAACGCACCGCCGCCCGCGCCAACGACCTCGGGCTGTTCGCCGAACAGATCGACCCCCACACCGGAGCGCACGTCGGCAACACCCCGCTGGCGCTCTCCCACGCCGGTCTCATCGGCGCGGCCTGGCGGCTCACCACGCCCAGCTTCCGTTGA
- a CDS encoding glycogen debranching N-terminal domain-containing protein produces the protein MAGDRVNILAGNTFVVSDTRGDIDASPTDPSGLFSFDTRFLSTWVMTIDGRRLTAQSLDDLQYFETRFFLVLDSGRVGVDPKVSVIRQRAVSEGFREELTILNHGEEPVDLTVRFRAACDFADLFEVKGSLAKKGTYHAQAEDGRLVLEYTREQFHRQTVVSATAPAQVDEHGLTFTVHIEPKQEWTTELRVVPTIIGLAGRKLRLMPEESRARAGRTRAEDLHDWLARAPRLECDWDPLKHTYERSLVDLAALRFVAPTSAGQSLPAAGLPWFMSIFGRDSIFTSLQALPFQPELAATALRELGSRQGTRRDDFREEERGRIVHELRFGETAAFEEQPHSPYYGSADATPLFVVLLDEYERWTGDADLVRQFEYEARAALEWIDEHGDLMGNGYLSYRRRNEQTGLENQCWKDSWDAISYRDGRLPGFPRATCELQGYAYDAKTRAARLARLFWDDGAFAEKLEAEAADLKRRFNDEFWLDERQCYALGLDADGSRIDALASNMGHLLWSGIVDAEKADAVVRHLLGPALFSGWGVRTLGTGEGRYNPVGYHVGTVWPFDNSFIAWGLRRYGYEAEAARVAAGILDAAPYFGWRLPEAFAGHDRTRTRYPVEFPTACSPQAWSAGAPLLLLRTMLGLETSGENLVVNPALPQHIGHIELLDIPGRWGRRDAYGRGTVMVES, from the coding sequence ATGGCTGGAGACCGGGTCAACATCCTGGCCGGAAACACGTTCGTGGTCAGTGACACCCGTGGTGACATCGACGCCTCGCCCACCGACCCGAGTGGGCTCTTCTCCTTTGACACCCGTTTTCTGTCCACGTGGGTCATGACCATCGACGGTAGGCGGTTGACCGCTCAATCGCTCGATGACCTGCAGTACTTCGAGACCCGGTTCTTCCTCGTCCTGGACTCCGGACGGGTGGGCGTCGACCCGAAGGTTTCGGTGATCCGCCAGCGCGCGGTATCCGAGGGGTTCCGCGAGGAGCTCACGATCCTCAACCACGGCGAGGAGCCGGTCGACCTCACGGTCCGATTCCGGGCGGCCTGCGACTTCGCCGATCTGTTCGAGGTCAAGGGTTCCCTGGCGAAGAAGGGCACGTACCACGCGCAGGCGGAGGACGGGCGCTTGGTGCTCGAGTACACCCGCGAGCAGTTCCACCGCCAGACCGTCGTCTCGGCCACGGCACCGGCTCAGGTCGACGAGCATGGACTGACCTTCACCGTCCACATCGAGCCGAAGCAGGAGTGGACGACGGAGCTACGGGTAGTCCCCACGATCATCGGCCTGGCCGGACGGAAGCTGCGGTTGATGCCGGAGGAGAGTCGGGCGCGCGCCGGCCGGACTAGGGCCGAGGATCTGCACGATTGGCTGGCGAGGGCGCCGCGCCTGGAGTGTGACTGGGATCCGTTGAAGCACACGTACGAACGCAGCCTGGTCGACCTCGCCGCGCTGCGCTTCGTGGCGCCCACCTCCGCGGGGCAGAGCCTGCCGGCCGCCGGCCTGCCGTGGTTCATGAGCATCTTCGGGCGCGACAGCATCTTCACCAGCTTGCAGGCGCTGCCGTTCCAGCCGGAACTCGCGGCGACGGCTCTACGGGAGCTGGGATCGCGGCAGGGAACCCGCCGGGACGATTTCCGCGAGGAGGAACGCGGACGGATCGTCCACGAGCTGCGGTTCGGGGAGACGGCCGCGTTCGAGGAGCAGCCCCACTCGCCCTATTACGGCAGCGCGGACGCGACACCGCTGTTCGTCGTGCTGCTCGACGAGTACGAACGGTGGACCGGCGACGCCGACCTCGTGCGCCAGTTCGAGTACGAGGCCCGGGCGGCGCTGGAGTGGATCGACGAGCACGGCGACCTCATGGGCAACGGCTACCTCTCCTATCGGCGTCGCAATGAGCAGACCGGCTTGGAGAACCAGTGCTGGAAGGACTCGTGGGACGCGATCTCCTACCGGGACGGTCGGCTGCCCGGATTTCCGCGGGCGACCTGCGAGCTTCAGGGCTACGCGTACGACGCGAAGACGCGTGCCGCCCGGCTGGCTCGCCTCTTCTGGGACGACGGGGCCTTCGCCGAGAAGCTGGAGGCGGAGGCCGCCGATCTCAAACGGCGCTTCAACGACGAGTTCTGGCTCGACGAACGGCAGTGTTACGCCCTCGGCCTGGACGCCGACGGCAGCAGGATCGACGCGCTCGCCTCGAACATGGGGCACCTGCTCTGGAGCGGCATCGTCGACGCGGAGAAGGCGGACGCCGTGGTGCGGCACCTGCTCGGTCCGGCACTGTTCTCAGGCTGGGGGGTACGCACCTTGGGGACGGGTGAGGGCAGGTACAACCCGGTCGGCTACCACGTCGGCACGGTCTGGCCGTTCGACAACTCGTTCATCGCGTGGGGGCTGCGTCGCTACGGCTACGAGGCGGAGGCTGCCCGCGTCGCCGCCGGAATCCTCGACGCGGCCCCCTACTTCGGGTGGCGACTGCCGGAGGCGTTCGCGGGGCACGACCGTACGCGTACGCGGTATCCGGTCGAGTTTCCGACCGCCTGCAGCCCGCAGGCCTGGTCGGCGGGAGCGCCCCTGCTGCTCTTGCGAACGATGCTGGGCCTGGAGACGTCAGGTGAGAATCTGGTGGTCAATCCGGCCCTTCCCCAGCACATCGGTCACATCGAGCTGCTCGACATACCCGGGCGGTGGGGTCGCCGCGACGCCTACGGCCGCGGCACGGTCATGGTCGAGTCGTAG